Genomic segment of Triticum aestivum cultivar Chinese Spring chromosome 6A, IWGSC CS RefSeq v2.1, whole genome shotgun sequence:
ACTTGCTTATCTTTGGAAAGTACCTGGTATTGCTTACCTTGCTAGGTCATAGGGTGTTCTTGATCGCATCCATTCTCTGATGGCTTTTAGGACGCCCGGCCCGTGTGTGCGCACCAGACGGTTGCTCAACCATGGGTCTTTGGTGAAACCGGTGTGGGTAGCTTTGATCTTTGTTACAGCCATGTTGTTGACTTGACCAAAGACAATATGTCCCTTGTTGTCTCCAATCTCATCGTTAAGCATCATTAGCTGGCCCACTAGGTGGTCTGAGTGTGTCTTCGTCGCCAAGGTAGGTGAAATCAGAGTGGCCTTTCCATCCTTCTTAACAGGCGTACTGGCTTCGTTGTGTCTGTCTATGTCCAATTCGAATGATGGTGCGTCTGCGAGCATTGGTGATTTTATTGCCCTAATGTACTTGCATGGACAACCTATGAGAACTTCATATTATCAATGGAGGAAAACATTGGCAACCTATTACCTGGCGCGTCATCTGCCCTTGCTCGCTTTTGGCCCCTAGTAGGTGTTGTGGACAATTGGTCGGTGGTGGTCAAGACCACTGGTTTGGCGCGTTCAACGGGCGTCAAGGATGGAGATGACAACTCCAGCCTTCGTCCAACTATTTGATGTGCGAGTCTGCTCGGTGCTTCTGCGTTGTGTGAACCTGCATAAACAACACAGTTTAGTTCAGGCTGTGTGAAAAAAGGACAGCTATTTTAGAGTCATCACGgccgggtgtgtgtgtgtgggggggggttggGTGGAGAGTACCTGCACCACTGACGCCTGGTGCGGGTTTGACAGCGCGATAAGATGCATTGGGTGCGGGTGTTGTCAAATTTGGTTTGACAATGTACACCTATAGCAGTTTTTTTGTGAATTGAATGTTCTCATTTGCAATGTTCCTTCTCATTTCATTTGCGATATGCACACACTTTGCGTTGTGCTCTTTAAGTGCCCATCCTAATGGAGAAGCGGCCTGCAAAATGTAGGCAGATGTTAGGTTGTTGTGTGGAGGTGGCCCGCACCAATCCCAGTCTAAAACAAAGATTTTTTTTGTCTTTGGTATGTGTGAGTGTGGATTGTGTCTCACCAGCTCTGGGTTTTGCATCTGGATCCAGCGAGCGTAGTCGCCGGGGCTGAATTTGATGCTGCTTTTATGTGTCTATGGAAGGTTGCTTGTGTCCGCATTGGTATACTCTCCCCGTCGAGTGGTCTCTGGGTTATGACTGACGAGTGCATACTGATTTGCTGAGCCTTCAGCCTTGTGCTCCATTGCTTTCTTCTTGCCATGTTTCTCGTTCAGCCAGTTGTGCCATGTGTAGCACATGGCATTCCAGTGTCTTGCCTGCATAAGGTTGCGCGTAGTTTAGTATGTGTCGCGCTATCATAGTTGTGGTTAAACATACATAGCTGTTACCTCAGGGACTATGAAGATTGTTCTCCCTAGCTTTCTTGCTGAGCACACGAGGATCATCCATTTCAGGGTCTCCCCGTCGAATAATTGTATCCGTGGCATTGTCGTTTGCTTCAAGTTCATCATGCCCAGTTCGACATTATCTAGCACGAACACCTGTCGACATGAAAAGCACATGTTGATTATGTTAGTGCAGAGCTTCAAACAAATCGCCAAAAAGAGCATTCTGTAACTTTGGGGGTTTTATTTTAGTGAATTTGGCCTATCCAACTGTGATTTTGATGGATTTACCTGAAAGAAAAGGTGACACCCAGAGAGGTGGTTGGGTGTTATGTTTGCATGTGTTTCCAACTTCAGTTTGCAGACTGCTTCTAGTAAAAAATTGAATGAATATTTGCACCAATTGAAGAGGGAGATGTTTTCCGCATCCTTGATGGCGCCCCAGTAGTCGATGGTTGAGTGATCATGTTTGGTGCACGGTGCGAACAGACTGCCCATCACAAACGCAACAAACGCCATCTTGAAGGAATCCTTTTCTAGACGGCTGGATAGTTCGTTTATTTCCTTGCCGATGAACACTTCAAGCGAACTTAAGCTGCGATCAGATTTCTCTGTCCACCCTATAGAGTTCCTGATGAACTCGATTGCTTCAAATGTGATGTCTGCATCTTTCCCATGGATGTCTCGTTGACCACATGGGATGCCAAACACTTTGTGGAAATCCTCTGGATAAAAAGTAATTGGCGTTCCACCGTCTCTCAGGATGATGCAATGCTCTTTCACATCCACCTTGGTCATGAGGAACTTGCTGAACTTGAGATTGATTTTCTGAATCATGGGGATACGCAGTACACCCTCGAAGCCAATCTCCTCAACAAGGAATCTTTTGTAATCCGATAATGCAGCAACGACCTCTGTTACTTTCTGAATAGCTATCCTAGATGTGTGTTTAGTGGACCTGCTTGTCGATCCCAACGGAGCTGCTACTTCTATTTCTTCTCCATCTCTTTCCATTGTGGGCGGGGTCTGGATCTGCCGTCTGACTTGTTGTTCTCCTTCTTCCATCGATCTGTGCGAAAACCTGCAGGGGAGAAGGCACGGGGGGAGATGTTTCAGCTATAGTTTGATTGTTGTGCTGACGACCTCGGAGATGTGGTTCAGAACTTACCTCGCTGCGCGGCGAACCCCCGGCTGCTCCGTCGCCTGAATCCGCCGGCGAGACCCTCATTTCTCTGTTTTGCTAATGGATACTGCTTTCGATCTGTTGTGTCTGTGCGCGTGCGAGGGGTGCGTGGCGTGTGGGTACAACATCTTAACTCTCTACGGCATAACGTGGTTGGGGGTTGGGGGTTGGGTTCTACTGCGTGTAGCACTTGCCCCCCCTACGCACCCGTGGGTTCGCTTTTTGCCGGTGGGAGCGTTGGAATTTTTGTCTCTGCACGTCTTGGCTGATGCGTGTGGTGCACGCCGCACAGGTGATCATTAGCTACATATGAATTTATTTGCCGTGCGAGATTACAAATGTTTGGACTGCACCGTACTATGGCCTTAGTCAAACCTAGTAAACTACATAACCCATGCTGTCAGGGAGAAGAAATTAAAAATCTTGATCAGGTCGCGCTCCGTCATGGCATCTGGTACGCCACACTGCTCAGTACTGCCCACCGGCTGACCTGGCAAGCACCACGAAGAGCATTAGCAAGCAGATCATCATGGTGTTCCTCACCACGTTGCATATGTCGTCCATGGCGCGGCCCATTCCGAACATGACGTTGCTCCCTCCTCCGGCGGCCTTGATGAGTAGGTTAATGCCAACCCCGGTGATGTAGAATGCGTATTGGTCCACCCACAGCCAAAAATCACAGGGGCCTCCGTCCTGCGCGTGGTTACAAAACTGATCAGGGAACAAAAACAGTGGAGTAATCTCCTGCTGCATGTGCGTTCTGTGATACTTACTGCCTGGTTCGGGCACTTGTAGAACCGGATGCCCGGGTTACGATCCGTCCCGGACACGAACCACCTGGTCCTCGTCCCAGTGCACCTTGGGCACATGATCAATGGCAGCAGTGGGGGAGGTGCCCGGAGATGCCGCGCCGACGATGAACTGCTCGACATCTTGGCACAGTGGCGGGGGGTGGATGGGAGTGAGAGATGTTTGTGCATGCTTGACTGAGGCCGTGTGCTCGCTGGTTCCTGTCCAGCAATTGCATGGTCTTTAAATACATTGAAGCCAAGAAATGTgtggcctcctttggtttagaggaatttcataggaattctagaggatatgattcttataggattttttcctttagagcactttggttcataggaatggattcctattcctacataggattggctcctatcctccatatttcataggaaaataaaaaaagcctagactcaatggaaaaattcctttggtgtcaaccaaatgacatcttgtttctTATTCCTACTCATagaatttgagatacatgtcatctcatttcctacaagattactattcctatgataatcctatcctatgaaccaaaagaggcctataCGTTATACAGTGTCTCATGCAACGGTAGTATTCCGTCCTCCTCCCTGCGATGTACAATCATACGAGCAGCGGCTTGTCAGACTGATCTGTCAGGTTGGTCCATCTAAATACATGAATACGAACCATGCCGCTCTCCCGTTTCTCTATATACGCCAAGTAGCAAGGCAGCTCGCCCCGCATCGCGACGCTCTGCCCACCGTAGATGCGTTGGGTGCATCTGTCGCTCGGTGCAGCGATGCACTTCTCTTCCAGACACAGCCAACTTCACTCCATTGGCCAACCTGCTCAGCTCCCCTGATTCCGTTCGTCACCGCCGCTGCTCTCCTCCTGTAGTTTGCTCCCCCCACCTGTGCCGGCGCAGCGGCTCCCGACGCCAATCATCTTTGTGCAGGAGCAGCAGGTACGTACACTGTGACTAGAATCTAGATGTATAACGTATTCCCCTTCACAGAGATGTGTAGTGTACTGAACTTGGTTGCTCTGCCTCCAGATGCAGATGGGTTTTGCAGCTTGTAAAAGCGGGGGCTGAAGGCTGGTATTCCATCCTCTTTGATTCTGTCCAGCCGCACCTCTCCGGCATTCTTCCGCAAGATCTGAAGGCCCAACCCTTGTGTAAGTGAACCATTCTGTTCCTCTGGCCTCAGGCAGCGACATTACCAGTagtgttgctgctgcttcttttcccCCTTTGCTATTTGGTAGTGACTAACTGCAAGAACATTCCTATTGATGCGTGCAGCTTGCAGCATCTCAACACACTCACCAGCAGCGTGAGGATGGCCACCGCTATCAGTGCGGCAGTGTGGGCATTGCGCAAGGCGCTGGCTCCCGTTACGGATGACTTTCTCAAGGATTGGGCGGCCAGCGACAGTCTCGGCCCCAACATCACCGCCCTCAAGATGGAGCTGCTGCGCGCACAGGGGATCCTCTATAACGCGCATGACAGGGAGATCACCAACCCTGCGCTCCAGGACCTGTTGCACATGTTGCGGCAGCTGGCGGACGGGGCCGAAGACGTGCTTGATGAACTGGACTACTTCCGCATCCAGGACAAGCTCGACAGCACCTACCATGCAGCTGATAAGCATGCCGGTGGCTGCACCCATGGCCTCGCTCTGAACGCGCGGCACACTGCCAGAGCTGTTGCCAACAAATTCAAGTTCTCCTCGGGCGGCAACAAGCAGACACCAAAATTGAAGTTTGATCGTGTGGATATGTCTAAAAGGATGGCAGACATTGTACAGCAGCTGGATCCTATATGTGCTAAGGTGAAGGAAATCCTTGATCTAGAGCTTCGGAACCTCAAACCTGCCTAAGGCAACAGACCCAAAACCACGTCAGCAATAATAGAGCCAGAGTTATTCGGGAGGAATGTTCAGAAAAAGAACATTGTGGATGACATTACCCATGGAAAATATTATGCCAATGGACTTACCGTGCTTCAAATTGTTGGCCCAGGGGGTATTGGAAAGACGACTTTCACACTACACGTATATCAAGAGGTGAATAGCTTGTTTGATATTATGATTTGGTTATGTGTTTCTCTTAATTTTGATGCAAATAGGTTGACACAAGAGATTGTGAAAAATATCCCCAAAGTTAATGATGAAAAAGAGAATGCTAGTGAAGAAGAACTCATCGAACATAGATTAAAGCATAAGAGGTTCTTGCTAGTCTTGGATGATGTGTGGACATATCACGAGGATGAGTGGAAAAAACTGTTAGCTCCGTTCAGAAAAGGAGAGGCAAGAGGTAACATGGTTATTGTCACAACTCGAATCCTAGAGGCAGTAACAATGGTAAAAACAGTGGATTATTCAATAGAACTCAATCGCTTAGGAACTGAAGATTTTATGCATTTGTTTGAAGCATATATATTTGGTCACCAACAGCCATGGAAAGACTATCCTGAATTACTTGATGTTGGAAGAGCAATAGTGGGGCATCTGAAGGGTTTCCCTCTTGCAGCAAAAACTGTAGGTAGATTACTAAGAAACCAACTTACATTGGACAGTTGGACAAGTGTTCTTGAAAGCAAAGAATGGGAGTTACAAACCAGCGACTATGACATTATGCCAGCTCTAAAGCTTAGTTATGATTATCTCCCTTTCCATCTGCAACAATGTTTTTCCTATGGTGCTTTGTTTCTTGAAGATTATGAGCAAAGAGTTGGTTCAATTATGGATAGGGCTGGATATTTTAGATTCATGTGATCAGAGGAAAAGACTTGAAGATGTTGGGCTGTGCTATTTAAATGACTTGGTTAATTGTGGATTTTtcaagaaaaatgaaaaagaagatGGCAGTTCTTGTTATGTTATGCATGACCTACTGCATGAGTTAGCAGTGAAGGTTTCCTCATCAGAGTGTCTTAGCATGTGTAGTTCTAATGTGAAATATATACAATCTCCTCCATCTGTACGCCACTTGTCTATCATTATAGATGACGGAGATGTCAATGATAGATTGGCTTTTGAAGATTTTAAGAGGGATTTAAGTTCATTGGGTGAAAAATTGAAAGTTGAAAACCTAAAAACTTTGATGTTATTTGGAGAATACCAAGGATGCTTTGCCAAGAGTTTTGGTGCTTTGTTTGCAGAAGCAAAATCTCTTCGTGTTATTCTTTTATCTGGGGCATATTATAGGTATATTGTGGAGGATGTTTTACACAACCTTCCGAGACTTGTCCATCTTCGCTACCTGAGGATAACACCTTCTGCAAGACTGAACAGAAACATCTCAAGATTGTATCACCTGAGAGTTATAGATTTTGACAAAAACAGTGTCCATCTTGATTTTCCAAGAGATATGAGCAACCTTATAAATGTTCGCCATTTTCTTGTCCGGGACAGGGACCTTCAGTATAGAACTTTTGGTGTGGGAAAACTGGAATTACTTCAAGACTTAAGAAGCTTTATGGTTAAAAAGGAAAATATAGTTTTGAATTTAGGCAGATTGGTCGGTTGGCAGAGTTTGGTGAGTCACTGAGAATTCATGGCATTGAGAATGTTGAGCGACAGAAAGAGGCAAATGAAGCTAAACTGATGCACAAAATCAACTTACAGAAGCTAATGTTACAATGGGGTATTGATCGACATAATAAGGATCCTGCACAAGAAGATCATGTTCTTGAAAATCTTAAGCCCCATAGCAGTCTTGTAGATCTACACATTGGAGGGCATGGAGGTGCTACTTGCCCTTCATGGTTAGGTGAGAACCTCTTAGTTAAAATATTGGAATCTCTTTGTCTGGTTGATGTTGCTTGGAGCAATTTTCCACCTCTAGGGGAGTTGTGGTTTGCTAATGAGCTTGGTGAAGAGCATCTGAGTGGTATCCCAAGCCAGAGCTTTCAAAATTTGAAAAAGCTAAAATTGGTTAAGATACCAAGGTTGAGAAAATGCGTTGGAAATAGCACTTGTCATTTGTTCTCTCACCTAGAAGTGCTCATTGTTAAAGTTTGCGCTGAACTCTTGGAGCTGCCGTTTCTAGGCTGTAAATCAAAGCAAGAGGCAAACATGACTTGGTTCCCTAGATTACGGAAGCTAGAGATTGAAGACTGCCCAAAGCTATTGATATTGCCCCCTGTTCCTTGGACTCGTGATCCATGCTCTGCCACGATAGCACGAGCTGGATCGTGTTTTGAGGAGCTGAGTTATTATAGTGAGAAGTCTAGATCGACATTGAGTGTCAAGGGGAAGGAGGGTGGTCTAAGCGATAGCAAGTTCTGGAATGTGCTGGCATTGCGTAATTTAACTGATCTTGAAGAGCTGGAGATGAGTAAATGCCCTCCTCTGCCATTAGATCACCTCCAAATGCTAACATCTCTGAAGATTCTCAAAATATATCGTTCGGATATTTTTTTGCCACTGAGTGATGTCATGTACCAGTTACCAATTGATACCCTGCATATTTGGCGGTGTGGTGCTACCGGGAAGGAGTTGACACAGTTGCTCACTCACTTCATGAATCTCAGCAAGTTGGAAATATCCTATTGTGAGAAGATAACAATGGTTGGTGTGATGGAGCAGCAGGAGACGacaagaactgcatcatcttcagaTAATAAAGCGGAGCAAGCACAAattgagcagcagcagcaacaacagacaAGAGaagaggaggaaatagcaacagcATTAGGAGAAGGACTTCTGCTCTTGCCTCCCCAGCTGCAGGAATTGGAGATTGGCAATTGCCCAGAGCTGGCCCTACTCTCCAGTTCGCTCAATGATGGCGAACAAGGAGGAGGATGGCTCCAAGGCCTCCGCTCCTGTCGCGCCTGCATATGCCCTTAGTCAACATACGCAGCGGACTGAACAAGTGCAAGTTCAGAGTTACCCAGACCGATGGATTGGGCAGGAAGGAAATATAATCTGAATTAAACACTCTCTCCCCCACCTCGCTCCTCACCTGCTCCCTTCTCTCCTCCTCCCCAAATTCTAGATCGAGATCTAGGGCATTACAATCTGGTATTCAGAGTCAATTTTTTTTCTCGAtccacgccgcgccgccgctctCCTATCCTCTTGATCGTCCGGTAACATCCACTAAGCCAGGTGCGAGCCGCTCCGGCAAACTCGCCCAAAATCCTTCTCGGGGTTCGGATCGATTCGGAGCGAGATGACGGCGCTGCCATCCAAACCCTCGGCGCAGACTCGCCGTGTCCTGGACGCCATGACGGAGACCATCGACAAGCTTCAGAGCCTGCTCGAGACGGTGATTCGCCGGCTGGACGCGAGCCAGAAGACCGCGGACGAACGCCACCAGACGCAGCTCTCCTACAACGACCAAGTCTCCGTCGAGCTCAAGCTCCTGTCCAAGAAGATCAACCTCACGCAAGCCGATGTGGACGAGGCCCGCAAGGCTGCACCGACCGTGGATCCCGCGGCGACCGTCTCCGGCGCCGCATCTCCATCGGGCGTCACGGCCACCGGGGACTCCTCTGCACAccgtccaccacctccaccaccaccaccgccaccaccgagTCGCCCTCTGCCGCTGCCCTTCTACACCGACGGTGCAGCACAGCTTCCGTTTGCCCGCCTCGTCAACCACGGTCCGCCGCTACTCACCGCGTGGTCACCATCGTCCTAGGAGCTTGACCGCCACGGCGACCACTACATCAAGCCGCCCAAGCACGATTTCCCGCGGTTCGACGGCGACGCCCCGCGCATCTGGCTGGACCGCTGCACCACCTACTTCGAGCTATACCGCGTGCCACAACACAACTGGGTCATCACAGGCCTCATCACTTTTATTatgacacaagcaactatgatctctaattgtcattgcaaacatgtttattcataataggctgaatcaagaacgagggactcatcatatttacaaaaacaaaagaggtcgagttcataccatcttttctcatctcagtcagtccatcatatatcatcataattgcctttcacttgcacgaccgaacggtgtgaataataataagagtgtacgtgcattggactaagctggaatctgcgagcattcaataaacaggagaagacaaggcaatatgggctcttggttaaatcaacaatgatgcatataagagccacttcaacaatttaattatggtcttctcctactgacccccaaagaaaagaaaagaaataaaactatttacacgggaaagctcccaacaagcaaaagaagaacgggaaatatttttgggttttctttttaattattactactacagcagaaaaataaactactactattttttcggtttttcttaaggtttaacaatcacacaagaagaaagcaggaaaaagaaaataaactagcatggatattacagtgaaaaagtatgagcactgacatctacaatgagtgtgtgtgagcataaatgtaatgtcggcgagaaatacgtactcccccaagcttaggcttttggcctaagttggtctatggccacggctggcctggcggatatccataataatagttgttggggtcgtactgtgatgaggaggaatagttgggatcatactgttgTGCAGCGGTTATctcctgctgagctgcagcgtggagtcgggctacctccgctctcctctcgtactcttctgcctcctctctggtaataacatatcttccttttgtctgtgaatcaaagaaggcaggagcagggagagtaatacggaaaacacgtcgtttatcaaaaattaagcgatataagagaggtgattcaggcttCTCGACAAACTGGTACGAAGCCTTAGAGTTATTGTCTAAATATGCAGGAgacaactccatatcaccctcacgaatgtctatttcaagaaaatgagctaagatggtttcataaattcctccaaagaaatctccattatgtctattatgatgcaacctacgagctacaatggctcccatatgataagattggtccccaaacacagcactcctaagaatgctgagatcagggacacacatgtgacatgcttcatccttagcatttatgcatctaccgatgaagggagcaaaataatgtatagcaggaaagtgaatgctccctatggtagcctgcattATGTCTCTgtattcccccacagttatactagcaagaaagtttctaaattcagatttagggggatccctaatactgccccatgatgaaagttcgcaagcagaagtgaaatcctctaagtcc
This window contains:
- the LOC123129500 gene encoding uncharacterized protein, translating into MEEGEQQVRRQIQTPPTMERDGEEIEVAAPLGSTSRSTKHTSRIAIQKVTEVVAALSDYKRFLVEEIGFEGVLRIPMIQKINLKFSKFLMTKVDVKEHCIILRDGGTPITFYPEDFHKVFGIPCGQRDIHGKDADITFEAIEFIRNSIGWTEKSDRSLSSLEVFIGKEINELSSRLEKDSFKMAFVAFVMGSLFAPCTKHDHSTIDYWGAIKDAENISLFNWCKYSFNFLLEAVCKLKLETHANITPNHLSGCHLFFQVNPSKSQLDRPNSLK